A single window of Rubripirellula lacrimiformis DNA harbors:
- a CDS encoding YbjN domain-containing protein codes for MTTDWVQMSKPADFSIEGSQVEVSLRDGRKHRVEVIEKNSELVLRAFVVKQAVVNSLPTLPLTIWERNRSVTLVAFRIDRKNRLIAECRVPASGLTPEEFQFYLRTIAIEADRLEFLLTGRDQE; via the coding sequence ATGACGACTGATTGGGTTCAGATGTCAAAGCCAGCAGACTTCAGCATCGAAGGTAGCCAAGTTGAAGTATCGCTTCGTGACGGTCGTAAGCATCGCGTCGAAGTGATTGAGAAGAACAGCGAACTCGTGCTTCGAGCTTTCGTTGTGAAACAAGCGGTCGTCAACTCGTTGCCTACCTTGCCGTTAACAATTTGGGAGCGGAACAGAAGCGTAACATTGGTCGCGTTCCGCATAGACCGAAAGAACCGATTGATTGCTGAGTGCCGCGTGCCGGCTTCTGGGCTCACGCCGGAAGAGTTTCAGTTCTATCTCCGAACCATTGCGATCGAGGCCGACCGTCTTGAATTCTTGCTGACAGGACGAGACCAAGAGTGA
- a CDS encoding GIY-YIG nuclease family protein, whose amino-acid sequence MNGRSIRIFLVDGEASGLLTAEVMNWSGKMLVSARTKLAELAKREEITRTGIYILAGPDPENPIGEVVYVGEGDNVFKRLASHDRDEKKEFWTRCVAVISKDLNLTKAHVRYLESRLISMGYAAGRAKIHNGTAPPLPPMPEADVADMEGFLEHIELVLPVLGFSFLKPKPTVRPTTNGSVDPSDASPVFEFSSGEATAKAQEINGEFVVLKGSTATLKPWASWTSYRNLRAQLVDEKKLVEIPAKGLLRFTEDVYLTSPSAGAAIVAAVNTNGRTGWKTCDTRQTYGDWHQSQFPIDDGE is encoded by the coding sequence TTGAACGGACGATCTATACGCATCTTTCTCGTCGACGGTGAAGCATCGGGCCTACTCACGGCCGAAGTAATGAACTGGAGCGGCAAGATGCTGGTTTCGGCTCGAACCAAATTGGCGGAGCTTGCGAAACGAGAAGAGATTACGCGAACAGGCATCTACATTCTGGCCGGACCGGATCCAGAGAATCCGATTGGTGAGGTTGTCTACGTCGGCGAAGGCGACAACGTTTTCAAGCGTCTAGCATCGCATGACAGGGATGAGAAGAAAGAGTTTTGGACACGCTGCGTCGCGGTAATCAGCAAGGACTTAAATCTAACCAAGGCTCACGTTCGATACCTGGAAAGTCGCCTGATCTCGATGGGTTACGCAGCGGGACGAGCAAAGATCCACAATGGAACCGCGCCGCCGCTGCCACCAATGCCGGAAGCAGACGTCGCAGACATGGAAGGGTTTCTCGAGCACATTGAGTTGGTACTACCAGTACTTGGGTTTTCATTTCTGAAGCCGAAGCCTACTGTCAGGCCGACGACGAATGGGAGCGTCGATCCATCTGATGCTTCACCGGTATTTGAGTTCTCCTCAGGCGAAGCAACTGCCAAAGCCCAGGAGATTAACGGTGAATTTGTCGTGTTGAAAGGTTCCACCGCGACCCTTAAGCCGTGGGCGAGTTGGACGAGTTATCGAAATTTGAGGGCGCAGCTAGTGGATGAGAAGAAACTGGTTGAGATCCCTGCCAAAGGGCTGCTGCGATTCACCGAAGACGTCTATCTCACTAGCCCTAGCGCGGGTGCAGCGATCGTCGCCGCCGTCAACACGAACGGTCGGACGGGCTGGAAGACTTGCGACACCCGCCAAACCTACGGCGACTGGCACCAGTCGCAATTTCCAATCGACGACGGCGAATGA